cacgctgccgaaggtttcgttccgtttggactccgtttgatattcctttccttcgaaatactaaaacaggcaataaaatagcaatatgggctgggcctccggttaataggttagtcccaaaaatgatataaatgtgtaaaataaagcccgtaatcattcaaaacagataataaaatagcatgaatgcttcataaattatagatacgttggagacgtatcagagacacggagattttttatccgtggttccgataggtggtgctatcgtacatccacattgatggagacttcaacccacgaagggtaacggttgcgcgagtccatggagggctccacccatgaagggtccacgaagaagcaaccttgtctatccgaccatggacgtcgcccacgaaggtcttgcctcactagggtagatcttcacttagtaggcgatctccttgccgttaaaaactccttggttcaactccacaatcttgacggaggctcccaagtgacacctagccaatctaggagacaccactctccaagaagtaacaaatggtgtgttgatgatgaactccttgctcttgtgcttcaaatgatagtctccccaacactcaactctctctcacaggatttggatttggtggaaagaagatttgagtgaaaagcaacttggggaaggctagagataaagatttatgtggtaggaatggaatatcttgacctcaacacaagtgtaggtggttctctctcagaaaatgtatgttggaagtgtaggcatgtactgatggctctctccacgaattaagagtgggtggaggggtatatatagcctccacacaaaatctaactgttacacacaacttaccaaactcgatgggaccgaatcgttaaactcggtcggaccgatttagtaaataatgtgaccgttaggaatttcggtgggaccgacatgtcaactcggtgggaccgatatggttagggttagggcataacgtaacctcggtgagaccgattacataaactcggtgaggccgattttgATAAAAGacacatagagagttggtcaggcaaactcggtaggaccgattcgctcatcacggtttgaccgaaacgttatgaaagggaaatagtgagtttgcattgcaatctcggtgggaccgatcacttaTCTCGGTTTggccgaaatgttatgaagggtaacagagagattacaatctcatctcggtgagaccgagatccctatcggtgagaccgaaaatactagggtttctggcagtggctatgtcatctgaactcggtggcgccagatagaaagttttggtatggccgagtttgacttttcgtttggaacatatgtggatgtgagaaagtggttgagggctttggagcatatcactaagcactttgagcaagcaagccattaagcaacacctcatcccctcttaatagtattggctttcctatggacccaatgtgatcttggatcactaaaagtaaaatgtagagtcttgtgcttggagcttgagccaatcatttgtccttagcgtcttgaaggggttccacatcctctagtccataccactccattgttgaacttatctgaaacatactaggtaaaagtattagtccaacaaaagatatgttgacattaattaccaaaatcacccagggagcacttgtgctttcatcgaCGGGGCGAGTGTCATAGGGCGCTCTGTGTGTGAGTCTTGTCCGGTCTGCTGTGCGGCCGGAGGTGTTCACAACGACGTCCAATTGCCAGGCTTCGTTGGGCTGTTAGTGGCGCTGCTTACGAGAGTTTGAtcgttttttttttgtttctcttgTGTCTTGCCTCTTAAACGTGGTGTCACTTGTGAAATGGGGTATATGATCGCTGGCGAATGTGAATTTTTGTGAGGAAAGGGGATTCTGATGGGGTGTCGCCAGTGTTCTGGGTAAAGTTCAGCAAAATTGGGTAAACGACATGAGCCCCCTGGGTTTGGATGATTTACCCACATTAGTTAAAATAGGTTCATTTACGTACTTCCTTCAGAGTTCTGGGTAAGCATGGACGGATTCATCACATGCTCATATTGATTCCACATATGTTCTTGGTAAGTAGGTCGAGCTCCTAGACCACCCCGCTCGCATGCCCATCAATCGATGTGAGCCAGATGGATCAGCAGTTCAACACGAAGGCGAGATGAGCCTCCTGGTTTGGATGATTTGCCCTACATTAGTTGGACATTAGATCATTTACCACATATTACTTCGATTTAGATCATTTGCTCTTGGTAATTTGCTTTGTTTCTCAATAAACCGGTTTTAAATTATTCAATGTTTGGGCCTATTCGCACACAAATGTGGTGCTCCTATAGTGTTCGATGGATTGCATATCGACACACATTGATGCCTACACCTGCCAGCAAAGAAGGCATGTTTTTTTGGGAAAAGCGAAGTAGGGGTAATTGGAGAAAAGGGAGGTCCATTTCATGTACATGCTCAGTTCGGTTTATGTACTATAAAAACCGACGATACATACGAACAACAAGCAACTAGCAACAGATATACTCAACCGAACACCATAAATCACATAAACCAGAAATATCCGTCAACTTAGTTAGGTTCGGTTTGATATTCAAATGTTGGTTAAAAAATAGACTTCACAATTGAAAAACAACGGCGCGGCAAAGCGCGCGTCACCCTCTAGTTCTAACTaatcccccctgattttcaggatGGGGGTGTGCTATCCACTTAAACGAAGCCACATCAACATGTACGTAACTTTTCGTAACAAGCTATCGTAGGTGTAGCAAAGCCCGCCCAAAGTCTGATGGGCTGGCTCACCTGAAGCGCCTCAATCACCTCTCCACTCCAACGCACATACTGCACGTCTGCACCCGGGGATCCTATACGCCGCGTACCGCGCCCGCGAGAGCCGTGGCGCGTACCCCCGCCTCGCCCGCTGCTGTTtctatgggccggcccatttcgggGTTTGACCCCAACCGGTTCTACACGTAGGTGTAGAACCTTCCATGAACCGGGTTTTTATGTTTCTCTTtcaggttttctttttctttttttgttttttcttttctttttctgttttcttttcattttttctttacttttatgttttcatTTTTATTCTTGTTTTTCAATTTCTGAAAAATCTATTAAATCGCAATTTGTTTCTAAAATCGAATTTTtttgaatgatgaacattttttccaaaatcgTGGTTTTATTTTTACTAAATCGTTACTCTtaaatcaggaacattttttttgaaattgtgaacatttttaaaaaactCATGATCATTTTTTtcgaaatcatgattttttttagaaaattgtgaacattctcttgagtcatgaacatgtttttcaaatcatgaacatttttttgaaataacGAACATTTTAAAATTAAAGAATaccttttcaaaatcatgaacattttcttcaaattcgtgaacatttttagaATTAGCTATTTTTTTTGAATCGTGacttttttccaaattcgtgaacattttttccaaattcatgaacatttttcaaattaccGAACATTTGTTTGAATATTTTAAattatgaactttttaaaattttgtgaacatttttttttacAAATTCGTGAACAGTTTTTGGATTCTAGAGCATTTTTCTGTAATCATGATTTActtattttgtgaacatttttcaatttcacgatcatttttttgaaatcatgaacattgttttaaattcatgaacactttttaaatttgtgaacattttttgccaaattcatgaaaagttttTGAATTACCAAGCATCTTTTTGGAAATCATGAGTGTTTTATTCAAAATTAGCAAATTTTCTGAAATTTAGGACCATTTGATATCCCGAATtattgaaaaaaagaaaaaggaaattaaaaaagaaaaggaaagcatccgcAAAAAAATAACCGGCGGCGTcccggccacacatgggccggcccataagGGGAGCGTGGGGTGCGCGCCCGCTTTCTTCGCCCACAATAACGAAAATCATGAACATGTTTTTCAAATCATGCACCGGCCAACGGGACTGCCTATATGACGCTCTTTGCGTCAAAAAGCTGGGGCTTCGCACAGAGCGTCTTAGTTCGTGGGCTTTCTGGGCCTTTTTTGTCCACAGTAGCGACTGgctcaaaaagaaaaaggaaaggagtGCGCTCGCAGGGAATCGAACCCTGTATTCCGTCCTGGAGAGAAGATGATATAACCAGCTGAACTAGTGACCATTCGTGATTACTTCACAACACCAACCATTAAGAACCGAACTCCAGCACAGATTCGAAGAATTTCTGAAATTACAAAAGCAATTTTTTCAAAGCAGCTAAAATCATAAATGCTAAAAAATATTTGCTGAAAATCATTAACAGTTTTCTGAAATGGGAACATATTTTGTAATTccaaaacaaaatttggaaaaGCAAACTTTTTTTTGTGGGGAATGTAAAGCGAACATTATTCTGAATCTCCTAAAAAATGGAAACATCAACATTTAATAAAAAATTATAAACAATTTTTAAGTTCCAAATAATTTTTCAAAACGGGGACATGTTTTGAACcacccgaacattttttgaaacttgtgaacaaaaatttgaaactgAACAATTTCAAAACTCAAAAATGAAACTATGCACATTTTTTTAAATTTGCGAACAATTTATTTAAAACGGGAACATGTTTTGAACCgcttgaacatattttgaaatttgagAACAAAAATAATGAAaacaggaatattttttgaaactccgaacaaaattcaaaagcacaaacattttttggatcaatgaacaaaatttgaatacgggaacactttttgaaattccaaacaaaatttaaaaaaatgaacagTTTTAAAACTCCCGAACAAAATTTCAAAACGCGAATAATATTttaaaaagtgaacattttttgaatatgtgaatttTTCTTGAAATCGGAAACAATTTTCTGAAACTCCGGAacaaaacacaaacaaaattttgaaaatcgaacattttttgaaaatatgaacgTTTTTTGTAAAAGAGAACATTTttgaaaaaggaaaacaaaaaacaaaaagaaaagaaacaataaacaaaaaaggaaaagaaaaaggaatcagaataaagaaaaagaaaaggaatgaAAAAaaacggttcaggaaccttctagaaggtttccaAAACCAGAGAACAAATTCTGAAACagagaacaaatttgaaaaatcccgaacaaatttggaagagcgaacatttttagaatatatgaacaaaaaattgaaatctagttcattttctgaatttcaaaagttttgaacttttttgtgtaTCAAGAACAATTTTTGTATTttgcgaacattttttcaaaaactgaacaattttttttgaaacacaaacaaaacttaaattttttgatattttttgaaaaaaagagaagaaaagaaaaagaaataaaaagtaaataaaaataaaatcctaAACGTTTtgtaaaaataaaatagaaaaatatcAAAAAGAAAGGagcaagaagaaaaaaaaaagacagaaaaaagAAGGGGAAAaacgaaaaaaggaaagaaaaatcaaaaagaaaaaaccGGTTCAGAAACCTTCTAGAAAGTTCCTAAAACCGGAAAAAACCGGCTTGGAACATtcatagaaggttcccaaaaccagtagGATTGGAACGCTTAACAGGCTGGCCCGCCCACGAACGCTCGAGCGATAGGGTGTGCGGAACCCCGACTGTTTGCCGCAAAGAGCGGCAAATAGGATTTTCCCCGGCCAACGCACACGGGCGTCCAATAGGATTCGCCCACAAGGTGAACCCGGCAAAGTCGCTTCAGCCCACGTGAGGGTGGATGGGCCGCCTCCATGTCGCCCGGTCAGATCTGCCGTCGCCCGCCGGGCGCCGGCCTTCCCACCACTCGCGCACCCAATCAAGCCCCTCCTCGCGTCCGATACGCGCGAGGCCGGGGAACCCCACACCTGAAGTCCAGGCGAGTGTGCTCGCTTGTCTCGACGGTCGCCGTCCTAGATCTGAACCTGTCAGGCGACGACCTTTCCTCCTCCGTTGCCGCCCTCGCCCCGGTCCACTCCGGCGGCCCCTTCGCCCTCTTTAAACCCCAGCACCTCAATCACctcttcactccaccgccgccgaaaTCCAGGCCCTAGCGCGACTTCGCCATGGCCGCAgcactcctcctcctgctcctcctcctggtGCCGCCCGTCGGCCTCATCGCCGCTCTCGCCTTCCTGACCCGGCCACGGGCCGCGCGAATCCCGCTCAAGGGCCGCCACGTCTTCATCACCGGCGGGTCCAGTGGCATCGGGCTCGCCCTCGCCACGGCCGCCGCGCGGGAGGGCGCGCGGGTCTCCATCCTCGCGCGCAACGCCGCCCGCCTCGACGACGCGCGCGCCGCCATCAGGCTTGCCACGGGACAGGACGTCGGGGTCCACCAGGCCGACGTGCGGGATGCCGCCGCCGTGGCACGCGCACTCGACGAGGCCGGGCCAGTCGACGTGCTCGTCTGCAACCACGGCGTGTTCGTGCCGCAGGAGCTGGAGAAGCAGGACATGGAGGAGGTCAAGTGGATGGTGGACATCAACCTCATGGGGACCTTCCACCTCATCAAGGCCGCGCTCCCTGCCATGAAGGCACGCACCCGCGAGACCAGTCTCCCGGCGTCCATTGCCATCATGTCATCGCAGGCTGGTCAGGTATACAGTATACAGGGTTCTTTCGCTGCTTTGCCAACAATGCAGCTAAAGTGTTTGATGTAATGTCTCATGATGGGAGATAAAGCTCAAATGATATCTTTGCTGTAGGTTGGTGTTTATGGGTATACTGCTTACTCCGCGAGCAAGTTCGCACTAACTGGACTTGCAGAGTCGCTGCAGCATGAGGTCGTTTCGGACGATATTCATGTGTCGCTGATCTTCCCTCCTGACACAGAGACACCGGGTCTTGTCGAGGGTATGTATTGATAATATATGTTTGAACTTTGAAGTGATTGCTGAATTATCTAATTAACTTACAATCTTCTTTCCCGTCGAATTTCTCACATGATACAAAAATTATTAGATGATTTACATCTCTGAAGATTGTGACACGGTTGAGTAATTGGTGTAGTTGAGACGCTTTTTAGATCCTCAAAATTTCAAGCTTATGTACTGATGAAAATGTAATGCAAACAGTTTACTTAAAGGATCATAAGACCAGTACAACCGAAACCATTTGATTAGTTATGCCTACCAGTAAATTTGCATTGACAAAGTGATGAACTGATCTTATGTAGATATAATTTCACTGCTAGTTAAATAGCCTTATTTGATTCTTGCAAGCTGCACTGTCCTGATGGAAGAACGGAAAAAAAATATAGTTCTGATTTTTGGTATGATTTTTAAGACCATGAACATttcattttttttctagaatatgcaCAAGCGTGCATATCATATATTGATAGGAGAAAATGGGTGCGAGAACCCTCCACCTGACCATGTACATTTcatactccctcagttcctaaatagtataagtctttctagagatttctgtgcggactacatacggatgtatatagacgtattttactGTGTTGATTCACTCAttgtgctccgtatgtagtccatattggaatctctaaaaggacttatatttaggaacggagggagtagttcttaacAGACCCAATTCtggagctactccctccgttctggaTTAGGGGACCAGCTGTGCACATtagtgttgtactccctccgttcagaaataagtggcatggttttagttcaaagttcaaatttgaactataaccaTGCCCCTTATGTCCGAACGGAGGGAATATCCAGTTCACATTCATTTCACACTTTACtctcaaaaagaaaaataaaaagagtgCATATTCATACAGTGAAACTGAAGCATGACGGGTACTTGGCTGTTTTCTTATTGGTTGCAGAGAAGAAAAAGAGGCCAGAGCTTACCACTATCATAGCAGATTCATCTGGTGGAATGAAGGCTGATGATGTTGCTATGAAGGCTCTAAACGGCATCAAATCTGGGAGGTTTATTGTCCCCTGCAATTTCGAGGGAGCAATGTTAGCTATAGCCACTTCTGGTCTAACCCCCCAGAGTTCCCCGTTAATTGCATTCGTGGAGGTGATCGGTGCTGGACTGATGCGATTTGTAGCACTATGTTTCCAGTGGAATTGGTTCTCTACTATTGAGAACTGGTACGCCAAGAACAAGAAACATGGGTGAAAGCCCAAACTAGCCCTGAGATTCCCAGATTTTCATAGGACTTTATACAACCAATAATGTACATTGTTATCCCTGCACTGAATGTATATCCCGGTTGTATTTTGGGATACAAAATGTATATCTGGGTTATTATTTTTGACCAGATATACTTAGCACGTTGTACACTTGTACTGGACAGAAAGTTAATAGTCCCCTTTTGCCTGTGTTCTAATCTTTCTGTTATTACTTTTAGTAATATAGGAACAATATATGTACTAGGTAAAGGAATAAATATGGACGAGGTGTTTTGGCTAGCCGGGGAGTGAACAAAACAATCATGAAAAATACgaaataaattcaaaattttcagaaTTATTTTTGCGGAGAAAGATGACTGAGTGCTTGATGTCCCATTTGGATATCTGAGCTGCTCTCCGCAAAGAATATATCAAATTTAGGGTATGTGAAAAAGTTTACTGTTTGTGCACTATTTGAATCTGATTTTTGTTTTTTACTGAGAGCTACTCGGATGTCCAAATGCAAATTTGGCATCCACTTCGCGCCCTCAAACATCTTACGTGCAAAAAAAAGTCGGGGTTCTTCGAATTTTTCTAGCTTTTTTAATTTACTGTTTGCCAAATGCAGATGTTCTCGGGCTCAGAATTGGATGTTCGAACAAATATATACTACTACCTCCATTCCTACATATAAGACGTTTGGGCAATTTATATATCAGTGCCAATTTTCTGGTGCCATTTCTAAATGAAAAATGCATCCACAGTTCCGTCTGTTTGATGAGGCAAAATCCATGATATCTGAGGTTTCGTAAACAGCAGAAGTTTTGCTGTGGATCGTCGAAATAAGGATCGATGGAGGAGATCACTTTGGGTGGCCCTGGAAGGTACCAGTCCTCGCTCCGCGGAGAGGTACACGGCAACCCGGGGAGACGATGAGGCAGCCCGAGTGAGATAGAAGCAGCACAGCTTCCGCTTCCGGTCCTCGCCATCGAGATTCACCCATGGCCTCCACCTCTTACTGCGCCACTCCATCTCCGGCACTACGATGCTCTGCCGCCTTCTTCCCCACCTTCGCTTCTCCGCCTCCCGTTCTCCGCCTCGCCGTTCCCCCGCTCCTCCCCCGCCGTCTCGCCATATCCCCACCGAGAGTTCGAATTCCAGCGGTGGCGTCAGCTCTGGAGTCCCTAGTGCAGGAgtccgacgacgaggacgaggaggacgacgagtctggtatGTTCA
Above is a window of Triticum aestivum cultivar Chinese Spring chromosome 6B, IWGSC CS RefSeq v2.1, whole genome shotgun sequence DNA encoding:
- the LOC123137892 gene encoding 3-dehydrosphinganine reductase TSC10A; translation: MAAALLLLLLLLVPPVGLIAALAFLTRPRAARIPLKGRHVFITGGSSGIGLALATAAAREGARVSILARNAARLDDARAAIRLATGQDVGVHQADVRDAAAVARALDEAGPVDVLVCNHGVFVPQELEKQDMEEVKWMVDINLMGTFHLIKAALPAMKARTRETSLPASIAIMSSQAGQVGVYGYTAYSASKFALTGLAESLQHEVVSDDIHVSLIFPPDTETPGLVEEKKKRPELTTIIADSSGGMKADDVAMKALNGIKSGRFIVPCNFEGAMLAIATSGLTPQSSPLIAFVEVIGAGLMRFVALCFQWNWFSTIENWYAKNKKHG